In Gemmobacter sp., the sequence CGGCACCGCCACCGTGACCGGGGTGGACCGCCTGCGCGGCGCGCCAGTGATGGCGACCGACCTGCGCGCCAGTGTGTCGCTGATCCTGGCCGGGCTGGCGGCCGAGGGCGAGACGCTGGTGAAGCGGGTCTATCACCTCGATCGCGGCTATGAACGGGTGGAAGAAAAGCTGGGCGCCTGTGGCGCGGTGATCGAGCGGGTGGCAGACTGATGGCGGATGCGCGCTTCGAGGATGGCGACGAACAGCCCCTGCGGCTGAGGGCCGAGGCGGCCGAGGATCTGCCGGTGGTGTCCGCCCTTGTGCAGGACGCGGTGTTCACCGGGGCCGACATGGGCTTTTCCCGCAAGGGGCGGCGGTTCGACATTCTGCTGAACCGCTTCCGCTGGGAAGACCGTGCCGCCGCGACCCGCGACAACCGGCCGTTCGAACGGGTGCGCTCGGTGCTGAGCGTGATGGATGTGGTCTCGGTCGCGTCGCAGGGGGTGGGCAAGGACGACCGCGACAGCGTGCTGTCGCTGCTGGCGCTGGAGTTCCATCCCGGCGCGGATGGCACCGGCGTGCTGACGCTGGTGCTGGCCGGCGATGGCGCGCTGCGCTTGACGGTGGAATGCGTGAACCTGACGCTGACCGATGTGACGCGGCCCTACCGCGCGCCCTCGGGCAAGGCCCCGCAGCACCCCGAGGGGTGAAGGCTGGTTTTCCGGCATGGCCGTGCTTAGGTGGATCTGGCGGACCGGGGGGCCAGCCCCGTCGCCAGTTGGTTCTCGAACCAATGGCGCACCAACTGGCGACCCCCCGGGGTATTTGAGGACAGATGAATGGGCCACCGCGTGATCAGGTCATCCGCATGGGTGTGACAGAGTTTGCTCAGGATATCGCGCATGGGGTGGAAAGCCGGGTTTCGGCGCTGTCGGGGGCGCTGTTCGACCCGGTGATCCGGCTGGGCGTCACCGGGCTGGCGCGGGCGGGCAAGACGGTGTTCATCACCTCGCTGGTGTCGAACCTGCTGGACCGCGGCCGCATGCCGCAGTTGCGCGCCGTGGCCGATGGCCGGATCGAGGCGGCCTGGTTGCAGCCCCAGCCCGACGATACCGTCCCGCGCTTTGACTATGAGGGGCACCGGGCCGCGCTGACCGGGCCGGCGCCGTACTGGCCCGACTCGACCCGCGCGGTATCGGAACTGCGGCTGTCGCTGCGGCTGAAGCCGGCGGGGCTGTTCGGGCTGACCGGGCCGCGCAAGGTGCATATCGACATCATCGACTATCCGGGCGAATGGCTGCTGGACCTGTCGCTGCTGGACCTGAGTTATCAGCAATGGGCCGATGGCGTCTTGGCCCGCGTCACCCTGCGGGACGAGGCGGCGGGTTATCGCGCCGCCGTGCAGGGGCTGGCGGATACCGGCTGGGACGAGCCCCTGGCCCGGCGGCTGGCCGATGGCTGGCGCGCGGTGCTGGTGGACTTGCGCAGGGCGGGGCTGTCGGATGTGACGCCGGGCCGGTTCCTGATGCCCGGCGAGCTGGAGGGGTCCCCCGCGCTGACCTTTGCCCCGTTGCCCCGCCCCGAGGCGCCGGTGCGCGGGGGCCTGTGGCGCGAAATGGAACGCCGGTTCGACGCCTACAAGTCGCGCGTGGTCAAGCCGTTCTTCCGCGACCATTTCGCCCGGATCGACCGGCAGGTCGTGCTGGTGGATGCGCTGGAGGCGATCCATGCCGGGCCGGCGGCGCTGGAGGACATGCGCCGCGCCATGGCCGGCGTGTTGCAGGCGTTCCGCCCGGGGCGCGGCGGGTTGCTGGCCGAACTGATCGGCGGCAAGCGTGTGGACCGCATCCTGTTTGCCGCCACACGGGCCGATCACCTGCATCATACCCAGCACGCAAGGCTGGCCGCCATTCTGGCCGCCATGCTGCGCGAGGCGCGGGACCGGGCGGATTTTGCCGGGGCCCAGACGGCCGCCATGGCCATCGCCAGCCTGCGCGCCACGACCGAAGTGGACCTTTCGCGCGGGGGCGAGACGATTCACGCCGTGCAGGGCGTGTTGCAGGCCACCGGGCGCACGGCAGCGATGCATGCGGGCGATCTGCCCTCGGACCCGTCGCGCCTGCTTGGCCCGGCGCGCGACGGCGCGGGGCAGTGGCTGGACGGCGACTATGCCGTGATGCGGCTGGCGCCTGCGCCGCTGGATCTGTTGCCGGGGCAGGGCCTGCCGCATATCCGGCTGGACCGGGCGGCCGAATTCCTGCTGGGCGACCGGCTGTAGCTGCCCCATGGACAGCGGCCTTGCAGACGTGTCTGATCACCACGATCAGGCAGGGGGGCAGCATGGCGCTGGAAGACGCGAAATCGCAGGTGGATCTGGCCTTTACCGCCACGGACCGGCGGGGGCTGGCGTTCGAGAACGCCTTTGGCGGCGCGACCAGTTTCCTGCGCCGGCGTTACACCAAGGATCTGGCGGGTGTCGATCTGGCGGTCACGGGCGTGCCCTTTGACCAGGCGGTGACGCATCGCACCGGCGCGCGCTTCGGCCCCCGCGCCATCCGCGAGGCCAGCAGCCTGCAACCCTTTGATCCGCCGCATGGCTGGGGCTATTCCCCGCTGGAGGAACTGGCCGTGGTGGATTACGGCGATCTGGCCTTCGACTATGCGCGGGTGGCCGATTTTCCCGCTGCGCTGACAGCGCATATCGCCGGGATCCTGGCAGCAGGGGCCGGCACGGTGACGCTGGGGGGCGATCATTTCATCAGCCTGCCGATCCTGCGGGCCTATGCCGAACGCCACGGGCCGCTGGCGCTGGTGCAGTTCGATGCGCATTCCGACCTGTGGCCCGATGACGACATGGCGCGCATCGACCATGGGACATGGACCTACAAGGCGGTCCGGCAAGGGCTGATCGACCCGGCGCGGTCGGTGCAGGTGGGGATCCGCACCCAGTGCGACGATTACCGCGGCTTGCAGATGATCGACGCCCGCGCCTGCCACGACCTGGGCGCGGCTGCCGTGGCGGCGCAGATCCGCGACCGGGTGGGCGATGCGCCCTGCTACATCAGCTTCGATATCGACGCGCTGGACCCGGCCTTTGCCCCCGGCACCGGAACGCCGGTCTGGGGCGGGCTGGCCAGCTGGCAGGCGGCGGCGATCCTGCGCGATCTGGCCGGGATCCGGCTGGTGGGCGGCGATGTGGTCGAGGTGTCGCCCCCCTATGACCATGGCAATATCACCGCCGTTGCCGGGGCACATGTGGCGATGGAACTGATCTGCCTGTATGGCTGGACACGCCGCAAGGGCGCGCAGGAAACGGGCGCGCAGGAAGGAAACCCCGATGTCTGATCTGTCCAACCGCATCCGCCAGGGCCGTGGCAGCGCACCCGCCGATCTGGTGCTGAAAGGCGGCCGCGTGTTCTGCGTGGTCACCGGAGAGGCGATTGCCGGTGACGTGGCGATCTGCGGCGATACCATCGTGGGGATCGGGCACGACTACACGGGCCGGCGCGAGATCGACGTGGCGGGCAAATGGCTGGTGCCGGGGTTCATCGACACGCATCTGCATATCGAAAGCTCGCTGGTCACGCCCTTTGAATTCGACCGCTGCGTGGCGCCGCGCGGGGTGACCACGGCAATCTGCGACCCGCACGAGATTGCGAATGTCGCCGGCGTGCCGGGGATCCGCTATTTCCTGGATGCGTCGCAGCACACGGTGATGAGCATCCGCGTCAACCTGTCGTCCTGCGTGCCGTCCAGCCCGATGGAAACCGCCGGCGCCCGGATCGAGGCGGCGGATCTGGTGCCGCTGATGGACCATCCGGCGGTGATCGGGCTGGCCGAGTTCATGAACTATCCCGGCGTGATCCACGAGGATCCGGGCTGCATGGCCAAGCTGGAGGCGTTCCGGGGCCGCCATATCGACGGTCACGCGCCGCTGCTGTCGGGGCGCGACCTGAACGCCTATGTTGCGGCCGGCATCCGAACGGAACACGAGGCGACCAGTGCGGCCGAGGCGCGGGAAAAGCTGCAAAAGGGCCTGCGCGTGCTGATTCGCGAAGGGTCGGTCAGCAAGGACATGGTGGCGCTGGCCCCGGTGCTGAGCCTCGCGACCAGCCCCTACATGTGCCTGTGCACCGATGACCGCAACCCGCTGGACATTGCCGAATACGGCCATCTGGACCACATGATCCGCTATCTGATCGGGCAGGGCATTCCGCCGCTGGCGGTCTACCGCGCGGCCAGCCTTTCGGCGGCCGAGGCATTCGGGCTGAAGGACCGGGGCCAGATCGTGGCAGGGCGGCGGGCGGATATCGTGGTGATGGACCGGCTGGAGGAGTGTCGCGCCGATCTGGTGGTCTGCGGCGGCGTGGTGGTGGATGACGCGGCCTTTGCCGCGCGTGGCCATGTGGCGCCGGTGGCGCGCGGATCGGTCCGGGCGGCACGGGTGGCGGCGCAGGATTTCCGCTATCGGGGGAACAACGACGACGTGCCGGTGATCGGCATCTGGCCCGGCAAGATCCTGACCGAACATATCCGCGAAACCGTGGCGCCGGTCGATGGCGACCGCCGCCCCGATCCCGCGCGCGACCTGATGCGGATCACGGTGATCGAACGGCACGGCATCAACGGCAATATCGCCAACGGCTTCGTGCGCGGGTTCGGCATGCAGTCCGGCGCCATCGCCTCGACCGTGTGCCACGACCATCACAACATCGCTGTGGTGGGCGCCGGCTATGCCGACATGGCGCTGGCCGCGAATCGGCTGGGCGAAATCGAGGGCGGGTTCGTGGTGGTCAAGGATGGCCGGGTGCTGGCGGAACTGGCGTTGCCGGTGGCCGGGCTGATGAGCCTGGAGCCGTTCGAGGCGGTCCACACGGCGCTGGAACATCTGCGCGCGGCGGCGGTCTCGCTGGGTGTGGTGCTGGAAGAACCCTTCCTGCAACTGGCCTTCCTGGCGCTGCCGGTGATCCCGCATCTGAAGATCACCGACCGGGGCATGGTGGATGTGGACCGCTTCTGCCTGATCGAAGGGTAGGGGGCCTTCTGCCCCCCTCTTGCCCGTTCCGGGCAATTCACCCCCCGAGGGTATTTTGAAAAAGGCAAAGGGGCAGGGGGCCGCGGCCGTGTCCCTGCCGTCGCGCGCCCTTTCATCTTGCCACAAATATCCCCGCCGGAGGCTCCGACAGTGCGGCTTGCGCAGGTATGTCAGGCATGGGTCAGGCGGCGAAATCCGCCCGCTGCGCGCCGGTGATGCGGACCAGCGTTTCGGCGTCGATCGCGAAGATGTGGCGCGGGGTGCCGGCGGCGGCCCAGAGCAGGGGAAAGTCGAACAGCCGGGGGTCGATCCAGACCGGCAGCGCGGTCAGGTGGCCGACGGGGGCGACGCCGCCGATGGCAAAGCCGGTTTCCGCCCGGATCAGCGCCGCATCGGCCTTGCCCAGCGGTTCGCCCGCCAGGGCGCCGGCCTTGGCCGGATCCACCTGATTGCCGCCAGCGGTCAGGAACAGCTTGACGTGGCCTGTCGTCAATCCCTTGAAGATGATGGATTTCGCGATCTGGTCCAGATGGCAGCCGGCTGCGGCTGCGGCTTCGGCGGCGGTGCGGGTGCTGTCGGGCATCTCGCGCACATCGGTGGGGACGCCGGCGGTGGCAAGGGCGGCTTTCACCCGGTCCAGGCTGCTGCTCATGGGGAATTCCTTTCACGCTGCGGGCACAGGGGTAGCGGGCCGCGGCCGGGGCTGCAAGGCGGGGCGTTGACGGCGCATGGCCCCCCGCGCATGGTGCGGCCATGTCCTTTGCATCCCGCCTGACCCGCCAGCCCATTCCCCATGACCCTGCTGCCGGTGCCGATGCGGCGTGCGGCTTTGCCGATCTGGCGCCCGAATTGCAGGGGCTGATCGCCGGCACCGCCGGGTGCAGCCCCTATCTGAAAGGGCTGATGGGGCGCGAAGGCGGCTGGCTGCGCGGGGCGCTTGGCGCCGATCCCGACGGCGTGGCGCTGACGGAACTGGATGCGCTGGCCGATGTGGCGCTGGCCGATCTGCCTGCCGCCTTGCGACAGGCCAAGCGGCGCATCGCGCTTTATGCCGCACTGGCCGATCTGGGGGGGGTCTGGTCGCTGGAACAGGTGACGGGGGCGCTGACCGCGCTGGCCGACCGGGGGGTTGACCTTGCGCTGAAACGGCTGGTGGCCGAGGAGATCCGGCGCGGCAAGCTGCCCGGACAGGGGCCGGACGATGCCGCGACCGCTGGCGGCATGGTGGCGCTGGCCATGGGCAAGATGGGTGCGGGAGAGCTGAACTATTCCTCGGACATCGACCTGATCTGCCTGTTCGACGAAACCCGCTACCCCGGCAGCGACGCGCAGGAGGCGCGGGCCGCCTTCATCCGCGTCACCCGCAAGATGAGCGCGATCCTGTCCGACATCACCGGCGATGGCTATGTGTTCCGGTCCGACCTGCGGCTGCGCCCCGATGCCAGCGTGACGCCGGTGTGCATTTCCATGGCTGCCGCCGAACAGTATTACGAATCGGTCGGCCGCACATGGGAACGTGCCGCCTATATCAAGGCGCGGCCCTGTGGCGGCGATCTGGCGGCGGGCTGGCGGTTCCTGCGCACGCTGACGCCCTTTGTCTGGCGGCGGCATCTGGATTTTGCCGCCATCCAGGATGCCCATGACATGCGGCTGCGCATCCGCGATCACAAGGGGCTGGCCGGCCCCGTGGTGATCGAGGATCACGACATGAAGCTGGGCATCGGCGGCATCCGCGAGATCGAGTTCTTTACCCAGACCCGCCAGCTGATCGCGGGTGGGCGCGACCCCGACCTGCGTGACCGCACCACGGTGGGGGGGCTGGCCGCGCTGGCCGCCAAGGGCTGGATCCCGGCCGATGCCGCCGAGGAGCTGACCGCGCAGTATCGCCTGCACCGCGAGCTGGAACACCGGCTTCAGATGGTCAACGATGCGCAGACCCACCGCATGCCCGCCACGCCCGAAGGTATCGACCGTATTGCCCGCTTCTGCGGCGAGGGCGATACGGCCGTCTTCCGCAAGGGGCTGAAGGCCCGGCTGTTGCGGGTGGCCGAGCTGACGGAAAGTTTCTTTGCCCCCGGCGAGGCGGCGGATGGCCCCGATCTGACCCCGCAGATGGCCGAGATTGTCGATGGCTGGCGCAATTACCCGGCCCTGCGGTCCGACCGAGCGCGCCAGATCTTCAAGCGGCTGCGCCCGCAGCTGCTGGGCCGGATGATGCGCGCCGCCAACCCGGACGAGGCGCTGGCGGCCTTTGACGGTTTCCTGTCGGGGCTGCCGGCGGGGGTGCAGCTGTTTTCGCTGTTCGATGCCAATCCCTCGCTGGTGGATCTGATCGTCGACATTGCCGCGACGGCGCCGGAACTGGCGCGGCACCTGTCGCGCAATTCGGCGGTGCTGGATGCGGTGATCGGCGGCAGCTTTTTTGCGCCATGGCCGGGGGTGCCGGTGCTGGTGCCCGGGCTGGTCGCGCAGATGGAGGGGGCGGCGGATTACGAAAAGAAGCTGGATATCGCCCGGGCCTGGATGAAGGAATGGCACTTCCGCATCGGGGTGCATCACCTGCGCGGGCTGGTCGATGCGTTCGAGGCGGGCAAGTGCTATGCCGAACTGGCCGAGGCGGTGGTGGTGGCCGTCTGGCCGGTGGTGCTGGCCGAATTCGCCCGCAAGCATGGCGCGCAGCCTGGCAATGGTGCGGCGGTGCTGGGCATGGGGTCGCTGGGGGCAGGGCGGCTGAATGCCGGGTCGGACCTTGACCTGATCGTGATCTACGATGCGGCGGGGGTGGAAAATTCCGACGGACCGCGCCCCTTGGCCACGCGGGCCTATTATGCCCGGCTGACCCAGGCGCTGGTCACCGCGCTGACCGCGCCCATGCCGAACGGCCGGCTTTACGAGGTGGACATGCGCCTGCGGCCATCCGGCCGGCAGGGGCCGGTCGCCACATCCTGGCCGTCGTTCCAGAACTATCAGGAAACCGAGGCCTGGACCTGGGAACATCTGGCCCTGACCCGCGCCCGCCCGCTGGCCGGCAATGCCGCGCTGGGGGCCGAGATCGAGGCGTTTCGCCGTGGGCTGCTGGGGGCCAAGGGCAAGGGCGCGCAGGTGCGCCCCGACGTGGCCGACATGCGCGCGCGTCTGCTGGCCCACAAGCCCGGCGGCGGGTGGGAGGCCAAGGCCGGCCCCGGCCGGATCATGGATATTGAACTGGCCGCCCAGACCTGCGCGCTGATCGCCGGCGATCCTGCCCGCCGGGTCGAGGCGCAGTTGCGCGCCGGTGCCCGCGCCGGGGTGATCAGCCGCGCGCAGGAAGAAGCGTTGCTAAGCGCCTATCGCCTGCTGTGGCGGGTGCAGGCGGCAGGGCGTCTGCTGTCGGTGCCGGTGCCCGACCCCGGCCAGATGGGCGAAGGCGCCCGTGCCTTTGTGCTGCGCGAATGCGGGGTGGACACGGCGGCGATGCTGGGCGACCGGATCGCCGCGCTGACCGGCGATGCTGCCGCCGTGATCGACAGCGTGATGGCAGGGCAAAAGGAATAGGGCGGGGTTTCCCCCGCCCTTTCCCGAAACCCCTGTGGCTGCAAGGGATTACAGCAGTTCCTTGGCCTTGGCCGCCACCGCCTCGGCGGTGATGCCGAATTCGGCATACAGCCGTTCCGCCGGGGCCGAGGCGCCAAAGCCCTGCATCCCGACAAAGGCCGATTTCGCCTCGCGCCCGCCTTCGCCCAGCAGCCAGCGGTCCCAGCCGCCCGCCCGCAACGCCGCCTCGACGGCCACCCGCACGGTGCCGGGCGACAGCACGCGGCGGCGATAGGTCTCGGGCTGGGCGGCGAACAGTTCCATCGACGGCATGGATACGACGCGGGTCGGCACGCCATCGGCCTCCAGCAGATCGCGGGCCTTGACGGCGATTTCCACCTCGGACCCGGTTGCCATCAGCACGACCTTCGCCTTGGCCGATGCCTCGATCAGAACGTAGCCGCCCTGCGCGGTCAGGTTCTTGGCCACGAATGTCTTGCGCAGGGTCGGCAGGTTCTGCCGGCTCAGCGCCAGAACCGACGGGCGGGCGGTTTCCGACAGCGCGATTTCCCACGCCTCGGCGGTTTCCACCGCATCGGCAGGGCGGAAGGTCAGGGTGTTCGGCGTGGCGCGGCAGATCGCCAGATGTTCCACCGGCTGGTGGGTCGGGCCATCTTCGCCCAGGCCGATCGAGTCATGCGTCATGACATAGACGGTGGGCACGCCCATCAGCGCCGACAGCCGCATGGCGCCGCGCGCATAATCGGTAAAGCACAGGAAGGTGCCGCCATAGGGCCGCACGCCGCCATGCAGCGCCATGCCGTTCATCGCCGCCGCCATGCCGTGTTCACGGATGCCGTAATGGATATACCGGCCCTTGCGGTTGTCGGCGTTGAAGATCTCCATATCGCCGGTCCTGGTCAGGTTCGACCCCGACAGGTCGGCCGACCCGCCGATGGTTTCCGGCATCACCGGGTTGATCACGGCCAGCGCCATTTCGCTGGCCTTGCGGGTGGCCACCTTGGGCAGCTTTTCCGCCAGATCCTTCTTCAGCGCCCGCACCGCCTCGCCCAGCTTTTTCGGCGCCTCGCCCGCCATGACGCGGGTGAACTCGGCCTGCCGGCCCTTGGGCAGCGCGGCCAGCCGTTCGGCCCAGGCGGCGCGTTCCGCCGCGCCACGGGCGCCGATCGCCTCCCACGCGGCTTTCACATCGGCCGGGATCACAAAGGGGCCATGCGGCCAGCCGTAGATCTCCTTGGTGGCCGCAATCTCGGCATCGCCCAGCGGCGAGCCATGGGCCGAGGCGCTGTCCTGCTTTTTCGGCGAGCCATAGCCGATATGCGTCTTGCAATCGATCAGCACGGGGCGGTTGGACGATTTCGCCTCGGTCAGGGCGCGGTCGATGTCGGCGGGATCATGGCCGTCGCATTCCAGCACCTTCCAGCCCGATGCGGCGAACCGCTTCTTCTGGTCGGTCACGTCCGACAGCGAGATCTTGCCGTCGATGGAAATGTCGTTGTTGTCCCACAGCACGATCAGGTTCTTCAGGCGCTGCATGCCGGCCAGGCCGATGGCCTCCTGGCTGATGCCCTCCATCAGGCAGCCGTCGCCGGCGATCACCCAGGTGCGGTGGTTCACCACCTTGGCGCCAAAGCGCGCGCGCAGCGATTCTTCGGCCATGGCAAAGCCGACGGCGTTGGAAATGCCCTGGCCCAGCGGGCCGGTGGTGGTCTCCACGCCCTTCACATGG encodes:
- the speB gene encoding agmatinase; translated protein: MALEDAKSQVDLAFTATDRRGLAFENAFGGATSFLRRRYTKDLAGVDLAVTGVPFDQAVTHRTGARFGPRAIREASSLQPFDPPHGWGYSPLEELAVVDYGDLAFDYARVADFPAALTAHIAGILAAGAGTVTLGGDHFISLPILRAYAERHGPLALVQFDAHSDLWPDDDMARIDHGTWTYKAVRQGLIDPARSVQVGIRTQCDDYRGLQMIDARACHDLGAAAVAAQIRDRVGDAPCYISFDIDALDPAFAPGTGTPVWGGLASWQAAAILRDLAGIRLVGGDVVEVSPPYDHGNITAVAGAHVAMELICLYGWTRRKGAQETGAQEGNPDV
- a CDS encoding YcjX family protein; this encodes MGVTEFAQDIAHGVESRVSALSGALFDPVIRLGVTGLARAGKTVFITSLVSNLLDRGRMPQLRAVADGRIEAAWLQPQPDDTVPRFDYEGHRAALTGPAPYWPDSTRAVSELRLSLRLKPAGLFGLTGPRKVHIDIIDYPGEWLLDLSLLDLSYQQWADGVLARVTLRDEAAGYRAAVQGLADTGWDEPLARRLADGWRAVLVDLRRAGLSDVTPGRFLMPGELEGSPALTFAPLPRPEAPVRGGLWREMERRFDAYKSRVVKPFFRDHFARIDRQVVLVDALEAIHAGPAALEDMRRAMAGVLQAFRPGRGGLLAELIGGKRVDRILFAATRADHLHHTQHARLAAILAAMLREARDRADFAGAQTAAMAIASLRATTEVDLSRGGETIHAVQGVLQATGRTAAMHAGDLPSDPSRLLGPARDGAGQWLDGDYAVMRLAPAPLDLLPGQGLPHIRLDRAAEFLLGDRL
- a CDS encoding glutamine-synthetase adenylyltransferase, which codes for MSFASRLTRQPIPHDPAAGADAACGFADLAPELQGLIAGTAGCSPYLKGLMGREGGWLRGALGADPDGVALTELDALADVALADLPAALRQAKRRIALYAALADLGGVWSLEQVTGALTALADRGVDLALKRLVAEEIRRGKLPGQGPDDAATAGGMVALAMGKMGAGELNYSSDIDLICLFDETRYPGSDAQEARAAFIRVTRKMSAILSDITGDGYVFRSDLRLRPDASVTPVCISMAAAEQYYESVGRTWERAAYIKARPCGGDLAAGWRFLRTLTPFVWRRHLDFAAIQDAHDMRLRIRDHKGLAGPVVIEDHDMKLGIGGIREIEFFTQTRQLIAGGRDPDLRDRTTVGGLAALAAKGWIPADAAEELTAQYRLHRELEHRLQMVNDAQTHRMPATPEGIDRIARFCGEGDTAVFRKGLKARLLRVAELTESFFAPGEAADGPDLTPQMAEIVDGWRNYPALRSDRARQIFKRLRPQLLGRMMRAANPDEALAAFDGFLSGLPAGVQLFSLFDANPSLVDLIVDIAATAPELARHLSRNSAVLDAVIGGSFFAPWPGVPVLVPGLVAQMEGAADYEKKLDIARAWMKEWHFRIGVHHLRGLVDAFEAGKCYAELAEAVVVAVWPVVLAEFARKHGAQPGNGAAVLGMGSLGAGRLNAGSDLDLIVIYDAAGVENSDGPRPLATRAYYARLTQALVTALTAPMPNGRLYEVDMRLRPSGRQGPVATSWPSFQNYQETEAWTWEHLALTRARPLAGNAALGAEIEAFRRGLLGAKGKGAQVRPDVADMRARLLAHKPGGGWEAKAGPGRIMDIELAAQTCALIAGDPARRVEAQLRAGARAGVISRAQEEALLSAYRLLWRVQAAGRLLSVPVPDPGQMGEGARAFVLRECGVDTAAMLGDRIAALTGDAAAVIDSVMAGQKE
- a CDS encoding YbaK/EbsC family protein, producing MSSSLDRVKAALATAGVPTDVREMPDSTRTAAEAAAAAGCHLDQIAKSIIFKGLTTGHVKLFLTAGGNQVDPAKAGALAGEPLGKADAALIRAETGFAIGGVAPVGHLTALPVWIDPRLFDFPLLWAAAGTPRHIFAIDAETLVRITGAQRADFAA
- the tkt gene encoding transketolase, translating into MDIATLRATHPDHWQKATAIRALAMDAVQAANSGHPGMPMGMADVATVLFERHLKFDASAPDWADRDRFILSAGHGSMLIYALLHLTGYPDVTLEQIRNFRQWGAITAGHPEYGHVKGVETTTGPLGQGISNAVGFAMAEESLRARFGAKVVNHRTWVIAGDGCLMEGISQEAIGLAGMQRLKNLIVLWDNNDISIDGKISLSDVTDQKKRFAASGWKVLECDGHDPADIDRALTEAKSSNRPVLIDCKTHIGYGSPKKQDSASAHGSPLGDAEIAATKEIYGWPHGPFVIPADVKAAWEAIGARGAAERAAWAERLAALPKGRQAEFTRVMAGEAPKKLGEAVRALKKDLAEKLPKVATRKASEMALAVINPVMPETIGGSADLSGSNLTRTGDMEIFNADNRKGRYIHYGIREHGMAAAMNGMALHGGVRPYGGTFLCFTDYARGAMRLSALMGVPTVYVMTHDSIGLGEDGPTHQPVEHLAICRATPNTLTFRPADAVETAEAWEIALSETARPSVLALSRQNLPTLRKTFVAKNLTAQGGYVLIEASAKAKVVLMATGSEVEIAVKARDLLEADGVPTRVVSMPSMELFAAQPETYRRRVLSPGTVRVAVEAALRAGGWDRWLLGEGGREAKSAFVGMQGFGASAPAERLYAEFGITAEAVAAKAKELL
- the ade gene encoding adenine deaminase, producing MSDLSNRIRQGRGSAPADLVLKGGRVFCVVTGEAIAGDVAICGDTIVGIGHDYTGRREIDVAGKWLVPGFIDTHLHIESSLVTPFEFDRCVAPRGVTTAICDPHEIANVAGVPGIRYFLDASQHTVMSIRVNLSSCVPSSPMETAGARIEAADLVPLMDHPAVIGLAEFMNYPGVIHEDPGCMAKLEAFRGRHIDGHAPLLSGRDLNAYVAAGIRTEHEATSAAEAREKLQKGLRVLIREGSVSKDMVALAPVLSLATSPYMCLCTDDRNPLDIAEYGHLDHMIRYLIGQGIPPLAVYRAASLSAAEAFGLKDRGQIVAGRRADIVVMDRLEECRADLVVCGGVVVDDAAFAARGHVAPVARGSVRAARVAAQDFRYRGNNDDVPVIGIWPGKILTEHIRETVAPVDGDRRPDPARDLMRITVIERHGINGNIANGFVRGFGMQSGAIASTVCHDHHNIAVVGAGYADMALAANRLGEIEGGFVVVKDGRVLAELALPVAGLMSLEPFEAVHTALEHLRAAAVSLGVVLEEPFLQLAFLALPVIPHLKITDRGMVDVDRFCLIEG
- a CDS encoding DUF2948 family protein; translation: MADARFEDGDEQPLRLRAEAAEDLPVVSALVQDAVFTGADMGFSRKGRRFDILLNRFRWEDRAAATRDNRPFERVRSVLSVMDVVSVASQGVGKDDRDSVLSLLALEFHPGADGTGVLTLVLAGDGALRLTVECVNLTLTDVTRPYRAPSGKAPQHPEG